The sequence ACACGGACAGAGGACCCCCAGCCCAACCATGTTGGGCCGGGCTTGTTTAAggggcgtccgaggaggagtgccTCCTTGAACACACCAAACGGGAGTCCAATTCACACCCTTTACATGGTGAAAGGTCATCCAAAATCAAGGGAAAATGCTAGACGTTCAGGGGGCAACCACAattgccgcattaaatgcaaggaagctacttttccagccgcattaatgtggagaggacagaagaacagtattatcttggcgagtgcaactcacagaaaaggaggaggatgtcctatgggacaggcactcaagtagaggcccaaatgatcaacaagtgtagggtcattatcattcgaaggatgctatataagagaagaaaacccccatgaTCAGGGGATGGAAGCTGGAGAGCAAAAAgtaagaaaaggaagagagagaaagaaaggaattcTGTAAACGAAACTTTGGGGTACAGCCCCACGAACTGTTATCCCAGGAAACTTAATGAAGAATTCCCACGTTCAAATGAttgcatggcttactaacaATTACGTTTACCCTGTCAAGACCTAGTTCtacgacccactctctacaaattcattgttgagggtcttttgggccagaattGCTCGCTTGCTGGGCTTGGGCCTCAAAATTTTtcccttacaattggcgccgtctgtgggaagaatttgtgtctcgacaagtgaacagtaagaaatggaaggatcaagCCCGCGCCAAACCGGACGTGCAGATTCTCAACGgcaggacaattttttaaatgtcgaACGAGGAAATAACCAAGATAACGAACGAGAGGGAAGCGTGAACACCTCTTATACGAGTAAAAGTCGTTCAAAGGGGAAGGATCATGCATCCCATGAGCAAAACAATCGAAAGGCTTTACGAAAAgagattgatgatttgaagaaaaagatgcGCCGAGCACAGCAGAAACATCCTTCACCCGGCTTGGGCTCTAGCAGTGACGAGGATAACGAATACCGTCAaagatcaagaacccctccGAGCGAGACCTTTTCCTATGAGGAAGAGAGACCTCGTAAACGCAAccacaaaagcccatcttaccaaggcctggccaacgatgccatgagtaaggccctgGATCGCATCTCCCAGTCGTCGTTTACACGTAGAATAGAGAGGGCAGTGattcctcggcggttccatcaaccaacGTTTGCTATATAGAATGGTCGGACCGACccagtggagcatgtgagccaattcaatcagaggatggccgtccacACTAGGGATGAGGCGTTAATGTGTAGGATATTCCCATCTAGCTTGGGacccatggcgatgagatggttcgattCCCTCCAgccgaattccatagattcctttaaacagcTGACGCAGGCTTTTGGTTTCCGTTTCATCACCAGCACTAAAGTCCCTCGGCCCCTCGATTCCCtcctatccttgtccatgcgggAAGGAGAGACGCTGAAAGCctactcggatagatactgggaaatgtataatgagatagaaGGGAAATATGATGGCGTCGCCAGCAGTACGTTCAAAAGGGGCTTGCCGACAGAACAtggcttaagaaagtccctcactggAAAGCCAGTTACCAGCATGCACCAACTCATGGAccgaattgacaagtacaaGAGGGTCGAGAAGGACCAGCAGATGGGGAAGGGTAAAACGAAGGtcgtccctcaggagaggagggacctCAGGTCGGAACGATTTAACAACAGTAACAGACCGAGAAGAGACTATATGGAGCAGCCCGGATCTACTGGGGCTCAGGCAGTCTGTGCTGTATTCCGAGAACCGCTTCACAAAATCCTAGAGAAGGTGAAATATGAACCTTTCTTTcagtggccgaacaagatggctaGCGATCCTACGAAGCGCAATCAGAACCTGTATTGCGCATACCATCAGGAGCCAGGTCACACCACTGATGAGTGCAGGAACCTAAAGAACTACTTAGATCGGCTTGTCCGAGAAAGGAAGCTGAGACATCTGCTGCATCGCCCTGAAGGATGGCAGGAACCATCGAACAATGAAACCAGGCAAAATACGTtgaggccacccattggcacaattaatgtcattctCGCCGCACCCGGAAGGACAGGCTCTGCCCCCTTCAGGGTAATGTCAGTGAGCAGTTTCCCAACTGAGCCAAACGGCAGGGACCCCAAGAGAGCCAGAGTGAATGAGACGGCGCTAATCGGGTTCACGGAGGAAGACAAGTAAGGGACTATTCAACCCCATGATGATGCCCTAGTCGTCACACACAGAATAGGAGGTTATGACGTGAAGAGGGTATTAGTTGATCAAGGCAGCGCCGTGGAGGTAATGTATCCTAATTTGTATAAGGGGATGAACTTGAAGCAGGAAGACCTGTCGCCATACGATTTCCCCCTGGTCagctttgaaggaaaaatcGTCATCCCGAAAGGCATGATCAAGTTGCCTGTGCAAACAGATTCAAACGTGGTAGAAGTGAACTTCATTGTAGTAGATGCATACTCCCCCTACACCGCTATCGTAGCCCAGCCATGGATTCATGCACTAGGGGCTGTGCCGtcaaccttgcaccaaaaagtgaagtatccgtcaggaggtcaaatcaaagaaataatAGGGAGTCAGGAAGTGGCTAGACAATGCATGGTGTCGGCAATATCACAACGGCTGAGTAGTGAGCCTTCCACTTCAGCCGAGAatggcttatagcaatcaatgaCCTCGGCGCCTACTGCGAGTAGTGGAGGATCAGCCGTGGATGTGAACTGTGAGGAGTTGGAGAAAGCACTCATTGGAGGAGACCCTGAAaggttttttcaaattggttCAGAACTACCGCCCGAGGAGAAGTCAGCACTTATTGCTTTCCTCCGACAAAATGTAGATGTGTTTGCCTGGGACCCCTATGAGGCTCCCGGGGTCGACCCGGATTTCATCTGCCACCACCTTAATGTGAATCCAGCTATAACCCCTAAGAGGCAGGCTCCTCGACGACCGTCGAAAGAACATACCGACGCCGTGAGAGAAGAGGTCGCAAGATTAAAGAaagctggggctatcaaagaggtcttatATCCCGAGTGGTTGGCTAACATGgtagtggtgaagaagaagagcgggaaatggcgggtctgcgtagactttacagacctgaacaaggcgtgtCCCAAGGATCCCTTCCCAATGCCCAGGATAGACCGATTGGTAGATTCAACTGTCGGACACCCAAGGATGAGTTTTCTAGACGCCTttcagggctaccaccagataccCCTTGCTGccgaagaccaggagaagacggcttttgtcaccccagttggaaattatcattataaggtgatgccctttggcctgAAAAATGCCGGGtcaacctatcaaaggatgatgaccaagatGTTTGAACAGTAGATGGGTAAAAGCGTTGAAGTgtacatagacgacatggtggttaaAAGCAAAGTAGTTCCCGACCATCTTGAAGACCTCGGCAACGTTTTTCAAATATTGAGAAAGTACAAGCTACGACTGAACGCAGCCAAGTGTTCGTTTGGAGTGggatcaggaaaattcttaggttatATGGTGACTCACAGAGGCATAGAGGTTAACCCTGACCAGATAAGAGCCATCCATTGcttgcagcctcctcggaaccctaaagaggtccagaagcttactggcatgatagctgctttaaaccgtttcatctcGCGTTCAGCGGACAGATGCAGGCCATTTTTTTCTCCTAttacacaagtggaagggatttgagtggaaTGAAGATTGCGCTGCAGCTTTCCAACAGTTAAAGGAATACCTCGCCCAACCGCCAATTATGTCCAGTCCAGACGCCGAcgaggttttgtttgcctacatcgcaGTAGCCCCACATGCAGTAAGCTTGGTGCTAATCCGAGAAGACAACGGCACACAGCGACCAGTCTATTACGTTAGTAAATCACTGCAGGAGGCAGAAACCCGTTATCTTCCCCTCGAAAAGGCTATCTTGGCCGTCGTGCAAGCCACGCGAAAACTTCCCCACTACTTTCAAGCACACACTGTAGTGGTGCTAACACAACTCCCCATAAAGTCTGTCCTTCGCAGCGCCGATTACACAAGCAGAATTGCAAAGTGGGGAATGATCCTGGGCGCTTTCGATATTAGGTACATGCCTCGAACTGCTGTAAAAGGCCAGGTCCTTGCCGACCTAGTAGCAGAATTTGCGGAGCCCACGCTAGAGGCACAAAACGTGGCGGGATCAGTGGGGGCTGATGAGAAGATGATCAGCACTATCTCTCAGAATGAAAACACTTGGTGGAAGGTGCACGTCGATGGCGCGGCAAATCAAAGGGGCTCAGGGTTAGGACTTGTCCTGCTCTTACCCGAAGGGATAACAATAGAGAAGTCATTGAGACTCGATTTTTCagccacgaataacgaagcTGAATATAAGGCGCTATTGGAGGGAATGGGAATGATCCGGAGAATGGGGGGGAAATCTGTGGACATGTTCTCGGATTCAAGACTTATTGTGGGGCAGGTAAATGGAGACATGGAGGCAAAGGACGAgagaatgcaagagtatctagtTCGGGTTAAGCACCTGCAAACCCATTTTCATCACTTCCGCTTGACACACGTACCTAGAAGTGGGAACACTCATGTTGATTCTCTCGCAACATTGactacctcctcggctcagCCTCTACCTCGAGTCATTTTGGTAGAAGAGATCCTCCGTCCACTAATAGAGAAGGCCAATGGGTTGGGAATACATAACGTCAGGGCAGGaccgagctggatggatcctatcGTTCTGTACTTAAAGCACGACACATTGCCAGATGATAAGGTTGAGGCTGGCAAAATCAGGAGAAGAGCCACTCGATTCTGGTTGTCGGAGGACTTCAAGCTCTACAGACGCTCGTTCTAGGGGCCGTATTTGCTATGTGTGCACCCAGGGGTTGCTGAACTCATCCTGGAAGAGTTACACGAAGGAATTTGCGGAAGTCACACGGGGGGTAGGTCTTTGTCTCACAGAGCCTTAACGCTGGGTTATTGGTGGCCAAGCATGCATAAAGATGCCCTGgattatgtgaagaagtgtgaccaatgccagagattcgctCCGAGCATACACCAGCCTGGTGGGGAGCTAAACCCAATGTCCAGTCCCTGGCCATTTGCGCAATGGGGCCTAGATATACTCGGTCCATTCCCCAAGGCAACAGGGAACAGGAAATTTCTTCTCGTCGGCaccgactacttcaccaaatgggtggaggctgaggcgctggcaaacattagggacgtCGATGTCAAGAAATTTCTCTGGAAAAATATAGTCACCAGGTTCGGCACCCCGCACACCCTGGTGTCAgacaacgggctccagtttGACAGCAAAGCCTTCAGAAGGTACTGCAGTGAGCTGGGAATTGTTAACCGGTACTCCACGCCAGCTTACCCCCAGAGTAATGGACAGGCAGAAGCCGTCAACAAAACCATAATGAACGGACTGAAAAAGAGACTAGATGACGCGAAAGGGAGATGGGTTGAGGAGTTAGCCCATGTCTTGTGGACATACCGTACCACGCCTCGTAGGTCCACGGGggaaacccctttttcaatgacctatggggccgaggctgtcATCCCACTGGAGGTGAACTTCCCAACCCAGAGGACTGCCACTTTTTGCCCCGCTACCAATGACAAACTTTTAGAAAAGAGCTTGGACCTCATCGACGAAAGAAGGGAAGGCGCGATGGTCCACCTAGCTAACTATCAGcagaagctcaagcaaggttacgaCGCCAAGGTGAAGTCCAAGCCATTGGCGCCTGGGGATCTAGTACTGAGGAAAGTCTTGGGCACTGCGAGGAACCCCGCATGGGGAAAGCTCGGACCAAACTGGGAGGGACCGTACCGTATCACTTCCGTAGCCGGCGTAGGAGCCTACTTTTTAGAAGACTTGGATGAACATGTAGtgccacgcccttggaatgtaaacaacctgaaaatgtactgttattaatgaaagatatAATCTTTGATGCCGTATTGCTATGCAGTTACTtaatttaagtgttaaacagaacccaagtcctgcatggctcctcggccacagacttgggggaaattaaccgcgatgcAATTCTTACTAAGTGTtgaacagaacccaagtcctgcatggctctctggaccacaaacttgggggaaattaaccgcgatgcAATTCTTACTaagcgttaaacagaacccaagtcctgcatggctttcctcggccacagacttgggggaaattaaccgcggtACAATTCTCGCTAAGTGTTGaacagaacccaaatcctgcatggctctctggaccatagacttgggggaaattaaccgcgatgcAATTCTTACTaagcgttaaacagaacccaagtcctgcatggctctcctCGGCCACagatttaggggaaattaaccgcgatgcAATTCTTACTaagcgttaaacagaacccaagtcctgcatggctccttggccacagacttgggggaaattaaccgcagTACAATTCTCGCTAAGTGTtgaacagaacccaagtcctgcatggctcctcggccacaaacttaggggaaattaaccgcgatacAATTCTCGCTAAGTGTtgaacagaacccaagtcctgcatggctctctggaccacagacttgggtgAAATTAACCATTAAGCTATTCTCCCTAAGTGTTAAATAGGGCCCAAATCCTgtctggctcttcggaccaggGACTTGGGGAAAATAAGGTTCGCAGCCAGTTCGCCTAATTATTAACTATCGTTCTTTTCACGTATTCATTCGCTTACGCTCAGTTATCAACAATAAGTGACGGAATAGACAtccattcataaataaattaaaaaaaaaaaagaaaaaaaaaagaaagaagaagacaataatatttgaaggaaaataacctttatcattaaaatccaaaaacggTTTTGATTACAAACGCTAACAAGGCAAAACAAAgccaaatacaaaaaagaagacaaaataaaatactacACTACTGTCCTAAGAGCCCTGAGCAGGAGCTGGTTGATCATCTGCTGCTTGGTTCCCCGAGGCAACCTCCTTGGCCTGAGCAACGATCTCGCTAATATGAAGGTTGTCCTCGGGTAACTTGTCCTGCGCAGCCTGCTCCGTGCCCCCAGCCTCGGGAATAGAGGAGTCTGTTGGAAGAGGCTCTTCGGAGGCAACTTCGTCAGGAATCTCGCGTATATCCTCCGGGAAAAAGATGTTCTCAGCCTTCCTGAGATCAGAATCTGCTGGGACAGCTGCCCGATCCAGGGCTACACCCCAGGACGTGGTGATGTATTCCCTGCAGACGGTGGCAACTTCCTCGACCAGCCTGACCTCAGTATCATGGGCTCCACGTTCATATGAGGCAGCCACAGCCTTCTCGGCAGCTTCCCTGGCCAAGCGGGCCTCCTCTTTAGTCCTTGCAAGCTCAGCCTTGAGCGTCGAAACCGCCTGCTGCTCCGCCGTAAGTTTCTCCTCAGATTGGCGGAGTTATATACGCAGATCGTCAGCTTGCTTTTTGGCATTCTTAAGGCCGGCCTCCGCACTCGCATGAGCCTTCTTCACctcttttatttcattattttgacGATCAAAATCCTGTTTGAGATCGCCAGCGGCCTTCTCGGCGGCAGAGCGGGACTGAGCCTCCCTATGCAAGTCCTCACGAGCCTTCATGGCCCATTCCTCAgtaacaaaaatttgttgagtgacCTGCGCTCGGAAGGAAATAAAAACCTTATTAAAACATGACGATAAGAGGGTACACAATATAGAGACGAGATAGAAGATTTCACTTACCATGGCCATGTCCCTCTTCAATGACATGAAAATGTCTGGCTGACGAGTCTTTCTGAGACCCTCCATATCACGGGGCAAGAGAAGAGGCTGCTGCAGGGCTTCGGCCAAGAATGATGCCTGCCCTCGTTGGGATTCCCATAGGGTCGCATCCCAAGGGATCGGGGCGCCGTCTAATTCGATCCACGGCGACCATGTTCGTTGTTCCCTACGAATAGCCGCCTCGTCTCGGCTATCAACGGACCTAGTCCTCTTCTCTCGGGGCTCTTTCGTCTTCTTGCCTTTCTTCTGAGGCCTGGCCTTTTCACGACCAATCTCTCCCTCCTCCGTTTCTTCTACAGGCCTTTTTCGCCTTAAGTTAGGCATAGGCTGCAGCGCCGCGTCCGACGagggaggaagaggaggagcaGGAGTCTTAGGGGCAGTTTGTTCCTTCGAGACGTCCTTAGAGGACTGCCCCTTGCTCCTGTTAGATAGAAGGCCCCTGAGGCCAGTCCTTGGCTTCAAATCCATTCCCTCTTCTTTAGTCTCTTCGCTGATATCAACTTGGGCAATGACTAAACCAGTATCAGGAGCCACAAAGGCACGGTCTAAATCGGCGTCGGAGTCCGAGAGCTCTACTACCCTGGCCGACACCTCTCCTTCCTCGGTAAATTGGAACTGGTCTATTTGTTCCTCTAAGGATGAATGCGAAGAACCAGCCTCCTCCTCCTGGATAACCACTGCGGGAAAGGCACGTTGAGGAGGCAGCTGAACAGGAGGTAAGTCTGTTGAAGCAAGGAACCCTGGTATGGATACGTCAATACGTGCCAATCttggactgccagcccttatagcttGGCCGACGTCTACCAAGGATCGAGTGAGGGGAACGTAGTCCAAAATCAAGAGAGCCGACCGTAATTGTCCGTCCTCGCTTACGAAAATCTCAGATCTCAGGAGGTAATTTAGAGTCGGGACGTTGACCAAGCTCAGCCGAGGGGTTGTTCGCTCCTTGTCTACAAAGGTCGTTTATGTTAGTTTGAGGAGGCATGCAACCAAACcaacaagtttaaaataaaaagaaaaagaaagaaagaaaggaaaaggggGGGGAGGGCTCAAAACTAAGGTCTTACCCACGGAATCTAGTTCTATGCCACCCCACCTGGCGTTCCCGCCCTAGTCGGACAGTGAATGCCGTCATGCCATGGTCCAGAGACGATCAAAtggtcgtccttcaagcctttgctggacttgggaaggcaggatatcaaTCTCACTTCGTCAGTCCTAGACTTTAAGTAGTATGAGTCGCCGAGCTTATGGCATTCATAAAGATGAACCACGTCGTGCCatgaaaggccgaggttcatctggtcGTTTAAGGCGTCGGCGCACCCCAGGATTCGGAACAGATTCGCGGTGCACTGGTGGGGGGCCAATCTATGACCACGTAGGTAGTCCCTAGTTATTCTCTCCATTGAaatcgtcattcctccttccacgaAGGCTATCATTG is a genomic window of Quercus lobata isolate SW786 chromosome 2, ValleyOak3.0 Primary Assembly, whole genome shotgun sequence containing:
- the LOC115973783 gene encoding uncharacterized protein LOC115973783 translates to MAMRWFDSLQPNSIDSFKQLTQAFGFRFITSTKVPRPLDSLLSLSMREGETLKAYSDRYWEMYNEIEGKYDGVASSTFKRGLPTEHGLRKSLTGKPVTSMHQLMDRIDKYKRVEKDQQMGKGKTKVVPQERRDLRSERFNNSNRPRRDYMEQPGSTGAQAVCAVFREPLHKILEKVKYEPFFQWPNKMASDPTKRNQNLYCAYHQEPGHTTDECRNLKNYLDRLVRERKLRHLLHRPEGWQEPSNNETRQNTLRPPIGTINVILAAPGRTGSAPFRVMSVSSFPTEPNGRDPKRARVNETALIGFTEEDK